One Panicum virgatum strain AP13 chromosome 3N, P.virgatum_v5, whole genome shotgun sequence DNA segment encodes these proteins:
- the LOC120666673 gene encoding glutathione S-transferase-like isoform X2, with protein sequence MAAAKPILYSAWISSCSFRVRIALNLKGVDYEYRAVTRTDPDYENINPIKYVPAFVDEDFVVSDSLAIILYLEDKYPQHPLLPQDLKKKALNLQGLVDGKLGSNESLQIVRHYIDKGFGAIEKLLEGCDSKYATGDEIQLADVFLAPQIHAGVTRFQIDMSNYPLLERFYKAYMEIPAVQVAVPEKQPDAPSPWI encoded by the exons atggcggcggcgaagccCATCCTGTACAGCGCGTGGATCAGCTCCTGCTCCTTCCGGGTCCGGATCGCCCTCAACCTCAAAG GTGTGGATTATGAGTACAGGGCTGTGACGCGGACTGATCCAG ACTATGAAAATATCAATCCAATCAAGTACGTCCCAGCATTTGTAGATGAGGATTTTGTTGTTTCTGACTCCCTCGCAATCATATTG TATCTTGAAGACAAGTATCCTCAACACCCTCTTTTGCCTCAAGATCTCAAAAAGAAAGCTCTTAATCTGCAG GGCCTGGTTGATGGCAAGTTAGGCTCCAACGAGAGTCTTCAGATAGTTCGGCATTACATTGACAAGGGATTTGGAG CAATCGAGAAACTTCTGGAAGGTTGTGACAGTAAATACGCTACTGGAGATGAAATCCAATTG GCGGATGTGTTTCTTGCGCCACAGATCCATGCAGGCGTGACGAGGTTCCAAATTGATATG tCGAACTATCCTCTTTTGGAGAGATTCTACAAAGCCTACATGGAAATTCCCGCAGTTCAAGTCGCTGTTCCTGAGAAGCAGCCAGATGCACCATC
- the LOC120666673 gene encoding glutathione S-transferase-like isoform X1 produces the protein MAAAKPILYSAWISSCSFRVRIALNLKGVDYEYRAVTRTDPDYENINPIKYVPAFVDEDFVVSDSLAIILYLEDKYPQHPLLPQDLKKKALNLQIANIVCSSIQPLQCYAVVGLVDGKLGSNESLQIVRHYIDKGFGAIEKLLEGCDSKYATGDEIQLADVFLAPQIHAGVTRFQIDMSNYPLLERFYKAYMEIPAVQVAVPEKQPDAPSPWI, from the exons atggcggcggcgaagccCATCCTGTACAGCGCGTGGATCAGCTCCTGCTCCTTCCGGGTCCGGATCGCCCTCAACCTCAAAG GTGTGGATTATGAGTACAGGGCTGTGACGCGGACTGATCCAG ACTATGAAAATATCAATCCAATCAAGTACGTCCCAGCATTTGTAGATGAGGATTTTGTTGTTTCTGACTCCCTCGCAATCATATTG TATCTTGAAGACAAGTATCCTCAACACCCTCTTTTGCCTCAAGATCTCAAAAAGAAAGCTCTTAATCTGCAG ATTGCAAATATAGTGTGTTCAAGCATTCAACCTCTTCAATGTTATGCTGTAGTT GGCCTGGTTGATGGCAAGTTAGGCTCCAACGAGAGTCTTCAGATAGTTCGGCATTACATTGACAAGGGATTTGGAG CAATCGAGAAACTTCTGGAAGGTTGTGACAGTAAATACGCTACTGGAGATGAAATCCAATTG GCGGATGTGTTTCTTGCGCCACAGATCCATGCAGGCGTGACGAGGTTCCAAATTGATATG tCGAACTATCCTCTTTTGGAGAGATTCTACAAAGCCTACATGGAAATTCCCGCAGTTCAAGTCGCTGTTCCTGAGAAGCAGCCAGATGCACCATC